A region of Fimbriimonadaceae bacterium DNA encodes the following proteins:
- the hutG gene encoding Formimidoylglutamase, with product MAHNDPNWPRASEWLKSGGHDVAILGVPLNHSISPGRCDLAPAAIREALHFYSPFDVDQGTTIPSPEDLGDLKVSSHGPEDAFPIIVDRLQDLRKANRRIILLGGDNGVTRPGVHGLGLPLEKCGLITLDAHLDLRDTTNGLHNGNPVRALLEDGMPGKNIIQIGIQSFANSEPYYKVALESGIEVCPRSNLSDFLVTAMVDEVMFWLPGDVEAVYLDIDLDVMDRAFAPGCPGSRPGGLTPSELRTAIRLICDDARVVIADIVELDPERDLNNVTALAGAACLLEVASAWGHLNSRP from the coding sequence GTGGCGCATAACGATCCGAACTGGCCGCGAGCATCGGAGTGGCTGAAGTCGGGAGGCCACGATGTTGCCATTCTAGGGGTGCCCCTCAATCACTCGATCTCACCGGGGCGCTGCGATCTTGCCCCGGCAGCAATCAGGGAAGCGCTTCATTTCTACAGCCCTTTTGATGTCGATCAAGGTACGACGATCCCGTCGCCGGAGGATCTTGGCGACCTGAAGGTGAGCAGCCATGGGCCGGAAGACGCCTTTCCCATCATCGTCGATCGATTGCAGGACCTACGCAAGGCCAACCGCCGGATCATCCTGCTCGGCGGAGATAACGGGGTCACCCGACCCGGAGTGCATGGCCTTGGTTTGCCGCTCGAAAAGTGTGGACTCATCACCCTCGATGCCCATCTCGATCTGAGAGATACCACCAATGGATTGCACAACGGCAACCCGGTACGCGCCCTACTGGAAGATGGCATGCCCGGCAAGAACATCATTCAGATCGGGATCCAGTCCTTTGCCAATTCAGAACCATATTATAAGGTTGCCTTAGAATCTGGAATCGAAGTGTGTCCACGATCGAACCTCAGCGACTTCTTGGTAACGGCCATGGTGGACGAGGTGATGTTCTGGCTACCCGGTGACGTCGAAGCCGTCTATCTGGACATTGACCTCGATGTGATGGATCGCGCCTTCGCCCCGGGGTGCCCCGGTTCAAGACCCGGAGGCCTGACGCCTAGCGAGCTGCGCACCGCAATTCGACTCATCTGCGACGATGCGCGCGTGGTCATTGCGGACATTGTCGAGCTTGATCCTGAACGAGACCTCAACAACGTGACCGCCCTCGCCGGCGCCGCTTGCCTGCTCGAGGTCGCCTCCGCTTGGGGCCATCTCAATAGCCGGCCTTGA
- the fhs1 gene encoding Formate--tetrahydrofolate ligase 1, which translates to MTNLDIAQSATLREITDIAKDAGLGLADYEPLGHYKAKLMQDTVARLSERKKGKLILVTAVSPTPSGEGKTTVTIGLAQALQRIGKKAIPAIREPALGPIFGVKGGACGGGYSQVLPMEDINLFFTGDFPAITAAHNLLSALLDAHLQNGNELEIDTRGDLWPRTMDMNDRSLRQIVVGLGGRNNGFTREDSFVITPASEIMAVLCLATSLADLKERLGSLVVAHNKKKGPVYARDLHAAGAMGALMAAAIRPNLVQTMEGGPALVHGGPFGNIAHGCSSIIGTKCALGLADYVVTEAGFGSDLGGEKFLNIVCPRLGYGPDAIVLVATIRALQHQGGGDLAVGFANLRQHLRHLQSYGPPVVVAINRRAEDCPDEHEELSRLCREIGVRAISSNPWGEGGKGCEKLAQEVACLTEEPSNFSPLYTPDCSVVEKLEALTKKVYGGAAVELSDKAKTNLAWLERHGFGKLPVCVAKTQYSLSDNPELLNAPEGFTLHVREIKLSAGAGFLVAICGEIMLMPGLGKSPTAFVIDIDDRGKITGLF; encoded by the coding sequence ATGACGAATCTCGACATTGCCCAGAGTGCAACCTTACGCGAAATCACTGACATTGCCAAGGATGCCGGTCTGGGACTGGCCGACTACGAACCGCTCGGCCACTACAAGGCGAAGCTGATGCAGGACACGGTCGCTCGGCTTTCAGAACGTAAGAAGGGCAAGCTCATTCTCGTAACCGCGGTGAGTCCAACCCCCTCCGGTGAAGGCAAAACGACGGTAACGATCGGCTTGGCTCAAGCGCTTCAGCGAATCGGAAAGAAGGCGATACCCGCGATCCGCGAGCCCGCTCTCGGTCCAATCTTTGGCGTCAAAGGCGGCGCATGCGGCGGAGGCTACAGTCAAGTACTGCCGATGGAGGACATCAACCTGTTTTTCACGGGTGACTTCCCGGCCATCACAGCCGCCCACAACCTCCTTAGCGCGCTCCTCGATGCGCATTTGCAGAACGGCAACGAGCTCGAAATCGACACCCGCGGCGACCTGTGGCCGCGAACGATGGACATGAACGACCGCTCGCTCCGCCAGATCGTGGTCGGTTTGGGGGGACGGAACAACGGTTTCACGCGCGAAGATTCATTCGTCATCACTCCTGCGAGCGAGATCATGGCCGTACTCTGCCTCGCGACCTCGTTGGCGGACCTCAAGGAACGCCTCGGCTCCCTGGTCGTCGCCCATAACAAGAAGAAGGGTCCGGTTTATGCCCGCGACCTTCATGCCGCCGGAGCGATGGGCGCCCTGATGGCCGCGGCCATCCGACCGAATCTCGTCCAGACGATGGAAGGGGGGCCGGCCTTGGTCCATGGCGGGCCTTTCGGCAACATCGCCCACGGCTGTTCCTCGATCATCGGCACGAAGTGCGCGCTAGGACTGGCCGACTATGTCGTCACCGAGGCTGGCTTTGGCTCCGATCTAGGTGGCGAGAAGTTCCTGAACATCGTTTGTCCGCGGCTGGGCTATGGTCCCGACGCGATCGTTCTGGTTGCCACCATCCGTGCCCTCCAGCACCAGGGCGGGGGAGACCTCGCCGTCGGCTTTGCTAACCTGAGACAGCATTTGCGCCACCTGCAGAGCTACGGACCCCCGGTCGTTGTAGCCATCAACCGTCGCGCCGAGGATTGCCCAGACGAGCATGAAGAATTGAGCCGCCTTTGCAGGGAGATCGGAGTCAGGGCGATTTCGAGCAATCCCTGGGGCGAAGGCGGCAAGGGGTGCGAAAAGCTGGCCCAGGAGGTTGCCTGCCTCACCGAAGAGCCATCGAATTTCTCGCCCCTCTACACGCCGGATTGCTCGGTCGTGGAGAAACTCGAGGCGCTAACCAAGAAAGTCTATGGAGGTGCGGCGGTCGAGCTGTCCGACAAAGCGAAGACGAACTTGGCGTGGTTGGAGCGCCATGGCTTCGGAAAGCTGCCAGTCTGCGTCGCGAAGACACAATACAGCCTGAGCGACAACCCCGAGCTGCTCAACGCGCCGGAGGGCTTCACGCTGCATGTCCGCGAAATCAAGTTGTCGGCAGGGGCCGGATTCCTCGTCGCGATCTGCGGCGAGATCATGTTGATGCCCGGCCTGGGTAAGTCCCCAACGGCATTCGTGATCGACATCGATGACAGGGGGAAGATCACGGGCCTTTTCTAG
- the comEC gene encoding ComE operon protein 3, with protein sequence MLDLRRGLIVTLALSLFAFASHYWPAGNKSRIVFLQVGQGDCILIQSEGRNLLIDAGPRTERFDTGSRIIARELRRFGVRAVDLVLISHPDLDHIGGLRGLSRRMPIREVVIAEPFIPHSETRFTVSQSWLPPKSVRGQSRGRLVFGRFAVEWLTPSWSVGRTDNDGSMFVRITDGIGTAVFSGDASSIVEEELISALDWKADVLKAGHHGSGSSTGQRWLMRTQPKWVVMSCGRHNRYGHPHPDVLERVRSVGGKPLRTDQLGSLIFEPSPTGFTFAGSIKAGY encoded by the coding sequence ATGTTAGACCTGCGTAGAGGCTTGATTGTCACCCTGGCGCTATCGCTCTTTGCCTTCGCCAGCCACTATTGGCCGGCCGGAAACAAGAGCCGGATCGTTTTCCTCCAGGTCGGACAGGGCGATTGCATCTTGATCCAGTCCGAGGGTCGTAATCTTCTCATTGACGCCGGTCCCCGCACCGAACGGTTCGATACCGGCAGCCGAATCATCGCCCGCGAGTTGCGGCGATTCGGCGTTCGGGCAGTGGACCTCGTGCTGATCTCACACCCGGATCTTGATCATATCGGCGGACTTCGAGGGCTGTCTCGGAGGATGCCGATTCGCGAAGTTGTCATTGCCGAGCCCTTCATTCCTCATTCGGAAACACGTTTTACGGTGAGCCAGTCTTGGCTCCCACCAAAGTCGGTCCGAGGTCAGAGCCGGGGACGATTGGTGTTCGGGCGTTTTGCGGTCGAGTGGCTGACGCCCTCCTGGTCGGTCGGACGAACGGACAATGACGGCTCGATGTTTGTCCGGATCACGGACGGGATCGGCACCGCGGTTTTTAGCGGCGATGCCAGCAGCATCGTGGAAGAGGAGCTGATCAGCGCCCTCGATTGGAAGGCTGATGTGCTGAAGGCCGGCCACCACGGAAGCGGGTCCTCAACGGGCCAGCGATGGCTCATGCGAACCCAGCCGAAGTGGGTGGTGATGAGCTGTGGGAGGCACAACCGCTATGGACATCCGCATCCCGACGTCCTGGAGCGGGTTCGTTCGGTCGGAGGGAAGCCACTGCGCACCGACCAGCTGGGCAGCCTGATATTCGAGCCGTCGCCAACCGGGTTCACCTTTGCGGGTTCGATCAAGGCCGGCTATTGA